One region of Eupeodes corollae chromosome 1, idEupCoro1.1, whole genome shotgun sequence genomic DNA includes:
- the LOC129939041 gene encoding uncharacterized protein LOC129939041 isoform X2 produces MTTSVNKIRRNVHDKLKLIKMVNDNRILWDSRLPNFKGAEEEKTHAWQMIGNEFGVPGRRVARAFKSLRESYRRELALVKTMGEGFQSKWGLFAAMDFLREVIRERKSTSVIPDLSLGLTKNSNNNHSTKSLNRSSISDDYGFYVKTEPADLDTNPDNHISSTLNGNYDDIDDMTSDDSNQVHRSRATTKQNLHHNTPVSIINSNGLQGTNGGGNDVEELEAIDADFPYPLIIDNSPPSPSSGKRKRHNSSSDDDINPYDQSPTHNNHNHHQTKIQPTVREVLNSKFCGFISAKLNSMDDTDADNLMNRILMLLVQSQTLNGNSK; encoded by the exons ATGACGACAAGTGTTAATAAAA TTCGTCGAAATGTTCACGATAAGTTGAAACTCATCAAAATGGTCAATGACAATCGCATATTGTGGGATTCCCGTTTGCCAAATTTTAAAGGAGCCGAAGAGGAAAAGACTCATGCTTGGCAAATGATTGGCAATGAATTTGGTGTTCCTGGAAGGAGAGTAGCGAGGGCTTTCAAATCATTGCGAGAATCCTATCGCAGGGAGTTGGCATTGGTTAAGACAATGGGCGAGGGATTCCAATCGAAATGGGGACTGTTTGCAGCTATGGACTTTCTTCGTGAAGTTATACGTGAGAGGAA GAGTACATCTGTCATACCAGATCTCAGCTTGGGTCTCActaaaaacagcaacaacaaccacagcaccAAAAGTCTCAATCGTTCATCAATATCCGATGACTATGGGTTTTATGTTAAAACCGAACCAGCCGATCTCGATACAAATCCAGACAATCACATTTCAAGCACCCTAAATGGAAACTACGATGACATAGATGACATGACATCCGACGATAGCAACCAGGTGCATCGTAGTCGTGCTACCACCAAGCAGAATCTTCATCACAATACTCCAGTGTCTATTATTAACAGTAATGGTCTACAAGGTACAAATGGTGGAGGAAATGATGTCGAGGAACTCGAAGCCATCGATGCTGACTTTCCTTATCCATTAATAATAGACAATTCACCACCATCCCCATCGTCGGGAAAAAGGAAACGTCACAATTCCTCCTCCGATGACGACATCAATCCCTACGACCAATCCCCCACTCATAAcaatcataatcatcatcaaacCAAAATACAACCAACCGTTCGAGaggttttgaattcaaaattctgTGGCTTCATATCGGCCAAATTGAATAGCATGGACGATACGGATGCTGATAATTTGATGAATCGAATTCTAATGCTGCTCGTTCAGTCACAAACCCTCAATGGTAATTCCAAATAA
- the LOC129939041 gene encoding uncharacterized protein LOC129939041 isoform X1, whose product MTTSVNKIVRRNVHDKLKLIKMVNDNRILWDSRLPNFKGAEEEKTHAWQMIGNEFGVPGRRVARAFKSLRESYRRELALVKTMGEGFQSKWGLFAAMDFLREVIRERKSTSVIPDLSLGLTKNSNNNHSTKSLNRSSISDDYGFYVKTEPADLDTNPDNHISSTLNGNYDDIDDMTSDDSNQVHRSRATTKQNLHHNTPVSIINSNGLQGTNGGGNDVEELEAIDADFPYPLIIDNSPPSPSSGKRKRHNSSSDDDINPYDQSPTHNNHNHHQTKIQPTVREVLNSKFCGFISAKLNSMDDTDADNLMNRILMLLVQSQTLNGNSK is encoded by the exons ATGACGACAAGTGTTAATAAAA TAGTTCGTCGAAATGTTCACGATAAGTTGAAACTCATCAAAATGGTCAATGACAATCGCATATTGTGGGATTCCCGTTTGCCAAATTTTAAAGGAGCCGAAGAGGAAAAGACTCATGCTTGGCAAATGATTGGCAATGAATTTGGTGTTCCTGGAAGGAGAGTAGCGAGGGCTTTCAAATCATTGCGAGAATCCTATCGCAGGGAGTTGGCATTGGTTAAGACAATGGGCGAGGGATTCCAATCGAAATGGGGACTGTTTGCAGCTATGGACTTTCTTCGTGAAGTTATACGTGAGAGGAA GAGTACATCTGTCATACCAGATCTCAGCTTGGGTCTCActaaaaacagcaacaacaaccacagcaccAAAAGTCTCAATCGTTCATCAATATCCGATGACTATGGGTTTTATGTTAAAACCGAACCAGCCGATCTCGATACAAATCCAGACAATCACATTTCAAGCACCCTAAATGGAAACTACGATGACATAGATGACATGACATCCGACGATAGCAACCAGGTGCATCGTAGTCGTGCTACCACCAAGCAGAATCTTCATCACAATACTCCAGTGTCTATTATTAACAGTAATGGTCTACAAGGTACAAATGGTGGAGGAAATGATGTCGAGGAACTCGAAGCCATCGATGCTGACTTTCCTTATCCATTAATAATAGACAATTCACCACCATCCCCATCGTCGGGAAAAAGGAAACGTCACAATTCCTCCTCCGATGACGACATCAATCCCTACGACCAATCCCCCACTCATAAcaatcataatcatcatcaaacCAAAATACAACCAACCGTTCGAGaggttttgaattcaaaattctgTGGCTTCATATCGGCCAAATTGAATAGCATGGACGATACGGATGCTGATAATTTGATGAATCGAATTCTAATGCTGCTCGTTCAGTCACAAACCCTCAATGGTAATTCCAAATAA